One part of the Pristis pectinata isolate sPriPec2 chromosome 15, sPriPec2.1.pri, whole genome shotgun sequence genome encodes these proteins:
- the lrrn3a gene encoding leucine-rich repeat neuronal protein 3, with product MKDVSFNAYFFIWLVVTAIVQTVGRNMDCPKLCICEIRPWFTPRSTYMEAPTTDCNDLNLAVLPQIFPTETQVLLLQSNNISKIENKIDYLTNLTEIDLSQNNFLAIHDINLGKMLQLLSLHLEENKLNELPDNCLLGLNSLQELYVNHNQISSIASGAFTGLDNLLRLHLNSNQLTMIKSKWFEAIPSLEILTIGENPISRIQDMSFKPLNNLRSLVLAGMELSELGENTLIGLNNLESISFYDNRLISVPNAALQKVPNLKFLDLNKNPIQRIQRGDFRNMLHLKELGINNMAELVSIDCLALDNLPELTKIEATNNPKLSYIHPNAFYRAPQLETLMLNSNALSALYRRTVESLPKLQEISIHSNPIRCDCVIRWINMNKTRIRFMEPQSLFCFDPPEFKGQHVREIPFREMTDMCLPLIAAECFPSEINLNSGSSASLHCRATGQPEPEIYWITPSGDKLLPNTATAKYNVHLEGTLAIFNISNKEAGLYTCVAHNLVGADLRTVIITVNGSFPPSVSEIMNIGIKEVAAHSIVVTWKAVSNSLSSKIKWSAKIDFNNPKITYTARVPTDIRTYNLTRLNPSTEYEVCIYIININQQTEKKCLNVTTKGLVLAVKSNRKSPTSAFMAALAAIFGTISMTCLYFCVTWKMKYNFGHSRLEKYVQNKATFPLNKFYPPLVNLWDKEKTKDGPLELKATVIDVSANCS from the coding sequence GCCCAAAGTTATGCATTTGTGAAATCAGACCATGGTTCACACCAAGATCCACTTATATGGAAGCTCCAACAACAGACTGCAATGATTTAAATCTAGCAGTACTGCCACAAATATTTCCAACTGAGACACAGGTTTTGTTGCTGCAGAgtaataatatttcaaaaatcgAGAACAAAATAGACTACTTGACCAACCTTACAGAGATAGATTTATCCCAAAACAATTTTTTAGCTATCCATGACATTAATCTAGGAAAGATGCTTCAGCTACTGTCTCTGCACTTAGAAGAAAATAAGCTCAATGAATTGCCTGACAACTGCTTGCTTGGACTCAACAGTCTGCAAGAACTTTATGTTAATCAtaaccagatttccagcattgcatcAGGAGCATTTACAGGTCTTGATAATCTTCTCAGACTCCATCTTAATTCTAACCAATTGACAATGATTAAAAGCAAGTGGTTTGAGGCTATCCCGAGCTTGGAGATTCTAACAATAGGAGAAAACCCTATTTCTCGAATTCAAGACATGAGCTTCAAACCTCTCAACAATCTGCGAAGTCTTGTCTTAGCTGGAATGGAACTCTCAGAATTGGGGGAGAATACCTTGATTGGCCTAAATAACTTGGAAAGCATTTCTTTTTATGACAACAGACTTATCAGTGTTCCCAATGCAGCTCTTCAGAAAGTTCCtaatctcaaatttttggatttGAATAAAAATCCTATTCAGAGAATACAACGAGGGGATTTCAGAAATATGTTGCACTTGAAAGAGTTGGGCATTAACAACATGGCAGAATTGGTTTCTATTGACTGTCTTGCCCTTGATAATTTGCCTGAACTAACAAAAATTGAAGCTACGAACAACCCAAAGCTTTCATATATTCATCCAAATGCATTTTACAGAGCACCCCAACTGGAAACATTAATGCTCAACAGCAATGCACTAAGTGCCCTCTACAGGCGCACAGTGGAATCTCTGCCCAAATTGCAGGAAATCAGCATACATAGTAATCCAATCAGATGTGATTGTGTAATTCGCTGGATTAACATGAATAAAACACGTATTCGATTTATGGAGCCAcagtctttattttgttttgaccCACCAGAATTCAAAGGTCAGCACGTTCGAGAAATTCCtttcagagaaatgacagatatgTGCCTTCCATTAATAGCTGCGGAATGTTTTCCTTCTGAAATAAATTTGAACAGCGGAAGCTCAGCATCTCTACACTGTCGAGCTACAGGGCAGCCAGAGCCCGAAATCTACTGGATCACACCATCTGGTGATAAACTTCTTCCTAACACTGCAACTGCTAAATACAATGTACACCTTGAAGGAACACTGGCAATTTTTAACATAAGCAATAAGGAAGCAGGCTTGTATACTTGTGTTGCACATAATTTGGTTGGAGCAGATTTGAGAACGGTTATCATAACAGTGAATGGatcatttccaccatctgtaagtGAAATAATGAATATTGGAATAAAAGAAGTAGCGGCACATTCTATCGTGGTCACCTGGAAGGCAGTTTCGAATAGTCTGTCATCTAAAATTAAATGGTCTGCCAAAATAGATTTCAATAATCCCAAAATTACTTACACAGCCAGAGTTCCAACAGATATACGTACATATAACCTAACACGTCTGAATCCATCAACTGAGTACGAGGTATGTATTTATATAATTAACATTAATCAACAAACGGAAAAGAAATGCCTCAATGTCACTACAAAAGGATTAGTGTTGGCAGTAAAATCAAACAGGAAAAGTCCGACCTCAGCATTTATGGCTGCCCTTGCTGCCATCTTTGGTACCATTAGCATGACATGTCTCTACTTCTGTGTGACTTGGAAGATGAAGTACAACTTTGGGCACAGTCGTTTAGAAAAGTATGTACAGAATAAAGCAACATTTCCCTTGAACAAATTTTATCCTCCACTTGTAAATCTTTGggacaaagaaaaaacaaaggatGGGCCACTGGAACTTAAAGCCACTGTAATAGATGTATCAGCAAACTGTTCATAA